TCACCACTTCATTGGCGCCCAAATCAACGACGGGTCGATGCGAGTTCGACGATCGCATCGCCGACTATGCGCGCGTCGCGAGAGAAGGAATCACGCGCTCCGATTCTTGTGCCACAAGGATGCCACGGCTTGCGCGAAACGCGATATGCGCAAGCGCGCGCTGCGAGCGGCTTATTGCTGAGCCGCTATTCAATGGCGGTGACGCTGCCACAACTTTGCTTCCCAAGGCTCTGGCCCTCGCTGTTAGCGTGACGTTGCCGCTCCCCCGAACGCCAAGGCGTGGCGTCAACCGCGGCAGTCGTGCCCGCGATCTCAGAAAAAGAAATCGATAGGTGACTTCGATGATATCGGAGAGACGAACCGTGTCGCTGCCAATCGTCTCCGGGTGTCTTCGGCTTGCGGACCTGGTTGCGGTGCTCGGCGCCGGCCTGATCGCCTATCGGGTCTATCCCCCGGCCCAGCAGGCGCTGGCGGCCGATCTGTCCCTGGTCTTCGTGGCCATCATCGGTCTGCTCTGCGCCAATGGCTTCCAGCTGGCTCATCTCTACACCCACCCGACCCTGCGTTCCCCCTTGCGCCGCTTCGGCCGCGCGGTGCTGGCCTGGTCGCTGGTGCTGCTGGTGTTCGCCGCCGCCCTGTTCTTCACCAAGACCGGGGAGAATTTCTCCCGCGGCTGGGTGGTCTCCTGGTTCCTGATCGGGCTGTCGGGGCTGGCGGTCAATCGCGTGGCGTTGAGCGCCCTGGTCCGCCACTGGACCCGGCAGGGGCGCCTCTCCCGGAATCTCGTGGTGGTGGGTGCCGGTCTCGAAGCCGAGCGTTTCATCGCCATGGTCGAGGCCAGCCACAGTGCCGAGGTGGAGATCGTCGGCGTGTTCGACGAGCGTTTCAGCGACCGTCGGCCGGTCGTCGCGGGGCGCGGCCTGGCGGGCAATATCGACGACCTGACCGAGTTCTGCCGCCGGGTCCATGTGGACCAGGTGGTGGTGGCCATGCCGGCCCAGGCCGAGACCGAGCTCGCGGAGATCTTCCGCCGGCTGCGCCAGCTCCCCGTCGCCGTCAGCCTCTGCCCCGACCTCAAGGGCCTGCCGCTCGAGAACTGCTCGATCGGCCGCGTCGCCGATCAGCCCGTGCTCAATCTGGTGGAGCGCCCGCTCAGCGACTGGAAATGGGTCCGCAAGGAGATCGAGGACCGGTTCCTCGCGGCCGCGATCCTGGTGCTCATCTCCCCGCTGCTGGCGCTGGTGGCCCTGGCCGTCAAGCTCGACAGCCCGGGGCCCGTCTTCTTCCGCCAGCGCCGCTATGGCTACAACAACCAGATGATCGAGGTCTTCAAGTTCCGGACCATGTACACCGATCAATGCGACGCGGCGGGCGAGAACGTCGTCAAGCGCGGCGATTCGCGCGTCACGCGGCTCGGCGGCTTCCTGCGCAAGACCAGCCTCGACGAGCTGCCGCAGATCATCAATGTCCTGCGCGGCGAGATGTCGATCGTGGGGCCGCGCCCCCACCAGGCCGCGCTCAAGATCAACAACCGCTATTACGACGAGATTGTGGCCGAGTATGCGGCGCGTCACCGCGTTCGCCCGGGCATCACCGGCTGGGCCCAGGTCAATGGCTGGCGCGGCGAGATCGACACGGTCGAGAAGGCGGTTAAGCGGGTCGAGCATGACCTCTATTACATCGAGAACTGGTCGGTCCTGCTCGACATCAAGATCCTGCTGCTGACGATCGTGGCCGTTTTGAAACGCGAAAACGCCTATTGACCGCCCGCTGGACGGTCGCGGTCGGGGCGGCCCCGATCGGGCGGCACCCGGGGACCCGAGACGGAGCAGGATGCCCGCGATGAATCTGGCCTGGTATGCCGCGAGGCTGCGGCGGATGTCGGCGCTCGAAATCGTCCTGCGCGCCAGCGATGCGGCACGGAAGGCATCGTGGCGCTCGCGCCGCAAGGCGGGCTCCCGCCTCTCATTGTTCCCGCGGATCCTCGGGCCCGTCATCTTCGCCACGCCGCTCTCGCGCCTGCCCGCCATCGCCGCGGATGATCCTTCGACGCTGGCCCTGGTCGCCGCCGCCGACCGGATCATGGACGGCCATTGGGACGTGTTCGGCCGGGCCCGTTCCGACATGGCGCCGGTGCCGGACTGGTTCGGCGACGGCAGCAGCGATTTCTCCGCCAGCCGGAACGAGTACGGGTTCGACGTCGATTGGCGCCAGGGCGCGCCCGACCGCGACGTCAAGCGTATCTGGGAGCTGTCGCGCCACCACCACCTGACCCT
The nucleotide sequence above comes from Hypericibacter terrae. Encoded proteins:
- a CDS encoding undecaprenyl-phosphate glucose phosphotransferase; amino-acid sequence: MSLPIVSGCLRLADLVAVLGAGLIAYRVYPPAQQALAADLSLVFVAIIGLLCANGFQLAHLYTHPTLRSPLRRFGRAVLAWSLVLLVFAAALFFTKTGENFSRGWVVSWFLIGLSGLAVNRVALSALVRHWTRQGRLSRNLVVVGAGLEAERFIAMVEASHSAEVEIVGVFDERFSDRRPVVAGRGLAGNIDDLTEFCRRVHVDQVVVAMPAQAETELAEIFRRLRQLPVAVSLCPDLKGLPLENCSIGRVADQPVLNLVERPLSDWKWVRKEIEDRFLAAAILVLISPLLALVALAVKLDSPGPVFFRQRRYGYNNQMIEVFKFRTMYTDQCDAAGENVVKRGDSRVTRLGGFLRKTSLDELPQIINVLRGEMSIVGPRPHQAALKINNRYYDEIVAEYAARHRVRPGITGWAQVNGWRGEIDTVEKAVKRVEHDLYYIENWSVLLDIKILLLTIVAVLKRENAY